From a region of the Lactuca sativa cultivar Salinas chromosome 4, Lsat_Salinas_v11, whole genome shotgun sequence genome:
- the LOC111878544 gene encoding glyoxylate/hydroxypyruvate reductase HPR3 has product MSINMKHRKHIKVYTTYVIHEAQKNHDVELRRSCESPVTPMNMAPEVPAILVLGPPLVFKAYESDFSQKFNFLKPWEKPIPLQQFISTHSSTVKAIFCSAVSPVTSDIIQSLPELRFVLASSTGVNHIDLRECKRRGIVVANAGSTFSEDVADMAVGLLIDVLRRISAGNRFVKSGVWRREGDYPLAHKLSGKQVGIVGLGSIGLDIATRLKAMGCIISYTSRTMKPHVTFPFYPTIHQLVANCKILIISCALTEETRHMIDREVMLVLGKEGIIVNIARGAIINEKELIECLVKGEIGGAGLDVFENEPNFPQELFPLDNVVLTPHHGAVTEEACRDLYDHVCKNLHAFLANKSLECEVDM; this is encoded by the exons ATGTCTATTAATATGAAGCACAGAAAACATATAAAAGTATATACCACGTACGTGATTCATGAAGCACAGAAAAACCACGACGTTGAACTAAGGCGTAGTTGCGAATCGCCGGTAACCCCAATGAATATGGCACCGGAAGTCCCTGCTATTCTAGTTCTGGGTCCACCGCTTGTTTTCAAAGCCTACGAAAGCGATTTTTCTCAGAAATTTAACTTCCTGAAACCATGGGAGAAACCTATCCCCCTCCAACAATTTATCTCCACTCATTCATCTACCGTGAAAGCAATTTTTTGTTCTGCTGTCAGTCCGGTCACCTCGGACATTATCCAAAGCCTTCCGGAGCTCAGATTTGTGTTGGCGAGTTCAACCGGCGTCAACCATATTGACCTCCGAGAATGCAAACGCCGTGGAATTGTTGTCGCAAATGCAGGGTCGACTTTTTCAGAAGATGTTGCAGACATGGCGGTAGGGTTGTTGATTGATGTGCTCAGAAGAATCAGTGCTGGTAATCGTTTTGTGAAATCTGGTGTTTGGCGAAGGGAAGGAGACTACCCTCTTGCTCACAAG TTAAGTGGGAAGCAAGTTGGGATTGTTGGATTAGGGAGCATCGGCCTTGATATCGCCACAAGACTTAAAGCCATGGGTTGCATCATCTCGTACACATCAAGAACCATGAAACCACACGTCACGTTCCCTTTTTATCCTACAATTCATCAGCTTGTAGCAAACTGCAAGATCCTAATCATTTCTTGTGCATTAACAGAGGAAACACGACACATGATTGATAGAGAAGTGATGTTGGTTTTAGGAAAGGAAGGAATCATCGTTAACATTGCAAGAGGAGCAATCATCAATGAAAAAGAACTAATCGAGTGTTTGGTGAAAGGGGAGATCGGTGGTGCTGGTTTGGATGTTTTTGAAAATGAGCCTAACTTCCCTCAAGAGCTATTCCCATTGGATAACGTTGTGTTGACACCTCATCATGGCGCTGTGACTGAAGAGGCGTGTAGAGATCTTTATGATCATGTATGTAAGAATCTTCATGCGTTCTTGGCAAACAAATCCTTAGAGTGTGAGGTCGATATGTGA